AAAACTCCTTATAATCGTTTGTCCAGCGGTGTATAGGTAATTCTGTAATATTTACAATTCCAAAATCGTCCATAACAGTAAATTTTCCCATACAATCAAATCCTCCCTTTTCATTGGGTTCAATTGTACCACTATACTTTCTGTACCACGGTATCATGGGTAGCATTTCCTGGTTATTAATAAGACGCTTTAAATTTGCGATAATGTCTAGCGGGTTATAGTTAGGGATTTGCGTACTAAAACCAGTTCCTATACCTTCACTTCCATTTACAAGAACCATTGGAATTACTGGTACATAGTAGTATGGCTCAATCGATTGTCCTTCTTCATTTTGATAGTCCAAAACTGCATCATCATCTACTACATATATCAGGCGGGTTAGATAAGAAAGCTTTGTGTTGATATAACGAGGAGCAGCAGAGTCCTTTCCACCTTCTTTTCTGCTTCCAAATTGACCACATGGCTCCAAAACGTTGATGTTATTTGATCCTGCGAAATCTTGAGCCATATTCACTATAGTCTGTTGCAATGATGTTTCACCATGATGGTATGCTGAATGTTCGGCAATATAACCAGAGAGTTGGGCAACTTTACATTCGTTCTTAAGGTTCCTTTTAAAACAACCAAAAAGTACTTTACGCTGTCCAGGTTTCCAACCATCGACCATGGAAGGAATACTTCTTTCCGTATCATAAATAGAAAATTGTATCAGCTCCTTATTTACAAAATCAGAATATCTCATGTGCTTTATTGAATGATCTATACCATCACCATGTACAAAGTTTTGTAACCAAACTTTTCTATCATCCACACGTTTCTTGCTAAAGGCTAGGTCTATGCTATCATCGTCATTCTGATCAATATACGTAAAGTCAATCAAATGTTCGGGTAAATTCGAAAAATATTCcttgaactctttgtcgGTGGACGTACCCAGTCCTTTGTAGTATTTTATATGCCATGTGGAAAGATCTTGGCCAATTTTCCATCTGTTAAAATCTTCAATGGTAAAAAACGAAATTGTATTATCTCCCTTTTTAGCTTTTATAATTGGGGTGATAAATTCACGAATAAACCCACGATGttgcaaaagttttggCCAAAAGCAGTGAAACAAGTTTATAAGTAAACCCTTAATATGTGATCCATCATAATCCTGATCAGTCATAATTAGGAGAGATCCATACCTTAAACCCTGAGGGTTGCTGAGATCTTTTTTAGTGATATCTAGACCCATGATTTTCAGTATATTCTGAATCTCAAGGTTGTGTGTGAGCTGCTTGTATGAAGCATCCCTAACATTTAACAACTTTCCCTTTAGTGGAAAAATTCCATATTTGTCTCTTCCTACCACAGATAACCCCGCCAAACAAGATGTTTTGGCTGAGTCACCTTCTGTTAATATAAGTGTACAATCTATACCAAATCTACCACCGGCTTTATTTGCATCCTCTAGTTTAGGTATACCCATCAAGCGATCGGTAGTCTTGCTAACTTTCATTTTACGTTTCAATTCTATGTTTGCACGTTCGTGAACCCACCTTAGAATATTATCAGTTATTCTACTCTTCAAAACCTGGCCGAGCACGCGCTCTCCCATTGTGTATTTGCTTCCAAATTTAGTTTGCTTAGTCGTAAGAGTTTCCTTAGTTTGGGAATCAAATGCAGGGTTCACAATTTGACAGTTTATGAATACGAAAAGATGATTCCTTATTTGGGACGGTTTTACCTCTAAACCACCCTTGTTTTTAGAATTGACTTTTTTACAAAGAGCCTGGATAAGTGGATCAGTA
This region of Theileria equi strain WA chromosome 1, complete sequence genomic DNA includes:
- a CDS encoding DNA topoisomerase II, putative (encoded by transcript BEWA_022040A) codes for the protein MAKPKTIEERYQKKSQLEHILLRPDTYIGSTEMHNQQMWVYDTEKNRMVYENVDYVPGLYKIFDEVLVNAGDVFARQQSDPSLERMTCIKVSISRETGAIVVYNDGEPIPIEVHSEHKMYVPQMIFGELLTSDNYDDSEERITGGRNGYGAKLANIFSKSFTVSVGNKKKRKKFKMTWTDNMTKTQGEPKIVPYQGNDFVKITFIPDYKRFNLTTIDDGTLKLLTKRVYDIAGTTGVKVFLNNERIPIKDFKQYVDLYFESTLDIIKIHEKVHRWEVVVSASDDNTFKQVSFVNNISTIKGGSHVTHVTDPLIQALCKKVNSKNKGGLEVKPSQIRNHLFVFINCQIVNPAFDSQTKETLTTKQTKFGSKYTMGERVLGQVLKSRITDNILRWVHERANIELKRKMKVSKTTDRLMGIPKLEDANKAGGRFGIDCTLILTEGDSAKTSCLAGLSVVGRDKYGIFPLKGKLLNVRDASYKQLTHNLEIQNILKIMGLDITKKDLSNPQGLRYGSLLIMTDQDYDGSHIKGLLINLFHCFWPKLLQHRGFIREFITPIIKAKKGDNTISFFTIEDFNRWKIGQDLSTWHIKYYKGLGTSTDKEFKEYFSNLPEHLIDFTYIDQNDDDSIDLAFSKKRVDDRKVWLQNFVHGDGIDHSIKHMRYSDFVNKELIQFSIYDTERSIPSMVDGWKPGQRKVLFGCFKRNLKNECKVAQLSGYIAEHSAYHHGETSLQQTIVNMAQDFAGSNNINVLEPCGQFGSRKEGGKDSAAPRYINTKLSYLTRLIYVVDDDAVLDYQNEEGQSIEPYYYVPVIPMVLVNGSEGIGTGFSTQIPNYNPLDIIANLKRLINNQEMLPMIPWYRKYSGTIEPNEKGGFDCMGKFTVMDDFGIVNITELPIHRWTNDYKEFLESLQLSVNGKAPLILSYLDNSTHESIHFTVNLNPDCYEEILKEGIDKILKLKTTISTTNMTLFDANKRLRRYDTVLDILRDFADIRLVFYNKRRDHLIKQLQIEQQILSNQVRFIDLVITNKIVLFKKSRNQLVSELKALNFDPYSAFSGDVVLNAASQSDPSTTRSDYNYLLSLPLWSLTLEHIKKLNDDYNAKQEQLQRIINTSATQLWQEDLDILETALIQSNLYSRTGTNTELNELSKQYLDKLIKAKIKKRNGAGEFTL